The genome window ATATACCTATTTATCTGGTACAGAAAAATATATGTGAAAAAGTAATAGCCTCGGATGTCAGGATTGGCCCGGTAGAAGCAGCACGGAAAAATACATGTCATTATGGACTCAATGGAAAAATAGAAGTCAGACTTGGAAATGGTCTGGATACAATCGCTGAAGAAGAAGCTGAAGCTATTATTATAGCTGGTATGGGTGGAACACTTATATCGGAAATAATACTAAGAGGAATAAAGCTGGCAAGGAAAGCAAAGTATCTGGTAATACAGCCCATGAATGATCTTGAAATAGTGAGAAAAATGCTTTTGGATAACGGATTCGAAATATATGATGAGGAACTGACGGAAGAAGGTACAAAGCTTTATAATGTAATTTGTGCCCGCTGGACAGGGGAAAAGGCTATTGTTGAAGAAAATATTTATTATCATATAGGCAGACGGTTGATAGAAAAAAATGACCCTTTACTAAAGTTTCTTATTTCACGAAAGATTGTACAGTTAGACAGGGCATTAGAAGAGCTACGGAATGCAAAAGAAATGAATAGGGGAGTTGTTGATATTTATAGTGCTCTGTTAAAGGATTTGAGAAAACTTAAACAGGGTTATTTAGTATAAAGTTTTTAGTGGAATGAATAGGGACAGCCGTTTATCAAACTCTACGCACTCTTAAGGCTGAACTACGGATTCTGGAGTGCGTTGACTATACCTAGGAGGATACATAATGAAAATAAAGTGTAAGGACATAGTAAGCTTTCTTGAAAAATTAGCTCCGCCAGATCTTGCTGAAGATTGGGATAATGTAGGACTTATTCTTGGAAGTAGCAGACAGGTAGTGGAAAAAGTATTGGTATGCCTGGATGTAACTGATAAGGTTGCTGAAGAGGCAGTAAGTAACGGAATTGATCTGATCGTCTCCCATCATCCTCTTATATTTAAGGAAATGAAAAGAATTACAGAGGATGATTTTAAAGGGAAATTAATATATAATCTGATAAAAAACAATATAAGCGTATACAGTGCCCATACAAATCTTGATGTGGCAGATGGTGGGATAAATGAATGTCTTGCTGAGATTATTGGCTTGAGGGAAGTTAAAAACCTAAATAAGTATAAGAGTGAAAAGCTATATAAAATAGTAGTATTTGTACCTGCAGATAGCATTGAAAGAGTCAGAGAGGCTATGTGCAATGCTGGAGCGGGTTGGATTGGAAATTACAGCGATTGTTCATTCAGTATAAAAGGAACTGGAACTTTCAAGCCTTTAGAAGGAACCAACCCTTATATGGGCAAAAAAGGGATTTTGGAAAAGGTTGATGAATACAGACTGGAAACAATTGTGCCCCAAAGCCTCCTAAACAATGTTATAGATGCAATGCTAAATATACATCCATATGAAGAAGTGGCTTATGACGTATATGAGCTGGCAAGAAAGGGAAAAGAGAATGGCTTGGGAAAAGTAGGCCTACTAAGTAAGCCTATGAAACTGGAAGAGTTTTTGATGCATATTAAGAAAGTCCTTAATGCAGAAAATGTAAGACTAATCGGAAACAGTCAAAAGGAAATCAAAAAAGTAGCTGTTTTTTGTGGCAGCTTTGATCAGGAGTATTCCGGTATAGAAAAGTCGGGTGCAGATATTTTGGTAACAGGCGATATAAAATACCATACAGCTTTAGAAATGATTGAAAAAGGTTTATGTGTAATAGATGCCGGGCACTATAACACTGAAAGAATTATTGTACCAAAGCTGGTCAGTCTCATAAATGATAAATTTAAAGGTATAAAAGTTGCTGCCAGCGACATGGAAGAAGACCCAATAAAATTCAGTTGACATCAAAATAATAAGAGTGTAAAATAATAAATCTGATAAAGATAAAAACATGAGTAAGCCAGATGATCGCATGTACAGTACCGAAAGGTCGTATATGAGGAAAGTCCGGGCTCCAAAGGGCAGGGTGCCGGGTAACTCCCGGTGAAGGCGACTTTAAGGAAAGTGCAACAGAGATATACCGCATTCTGGAGACTTGAGACTGGAGACTTGAGGCTGGAATAAGAGTAGCTAAAAAGAAATTTTATTTCGGTTTCAAGTATCCGGTCTCTGGAAACTGGTTTGTAAGGGTGGAAAGGTGAGGTAAGAGCTTACCAGCGACATGGCGACTTGTCGGTCTATGTAAACCCCACCTGGAGCAACACCGTAGAGGGACATATTGGTTGCCCGCCAGTCCCGTGTAGGTGGCTTGAACTTTGCAGAAATGTAAGGTCTAGATAGATGATCATCAAATACAGAACCCGGCTTACAGACTTACTCATATTAAATATTAAAAGCACCCGCTTTAATGACGGGTGCTTTTGTTTTATATCTTGAATATTTTGATATTTTCAGAAAGCTTTCTTATCAGGGTATTCAGAGTGTTTATCGAATCGACAACTTCTTCTATGGAAGCAGCTTGCTGTTCTGTAGAAGCACTGATTTCCTCAGAGCCTGCTGAAGATTCTTCGGTAATAGCTGATATGTTCTCAATTGCATTCAACACCTTGTCTTTTGCGGCATCTATATCAGCTACATCGTTGTTTAAAGCTTCAATTTCCTTTATTACCATGTCTGATGCAGACCTAATATCACTAAACACCTGGACTGTATCATTAAGTGATACATTTGCTTCAAGTACTATCTGTTCTGCAAATTTCATGGTTGAATCGGTTTCAGATATAACATTTCGTATTTCGTTTATTATGTTATAAATTTCCTTTGTTGCTGTTGCTGATTCATCTGCCAGTTTCCTTATTTCTTCTGCCACTACGGCAAAACCTTTACCGGCTTCTCCAGCTCTGGCTGCTTCAATTGCTGCATTTAAAGCCAGCAGGTTTGTCTGATTTGCGATAGTACTTATAGTGGAAATTATATTTACGATTGATTTAGATTTCTGAGAGATTTCCTGAATGCTGCTGCCAACCTTTGAAGCAGCTTCCGTATTCTTCCCAAACTTGTATTCAAGTTCCCTGATCACATCTATCCCTGTTTCATTTTTCTTCTGTAAAGCCAAAGTATTTTCTATGGTAGCTCTGGATTTAAATGTTATCTCTTCTATTTTATCAGATAGTATTTTAGCTGTGCTTACACAATCCTGAGCCTCGGAAGCCTGAGTTGATATACCGGAAGCTATCTCCTGTATAGTAACGGAGATTTGCTCACTCGCTGCTGCAACCTGTTTTGAAGAGGTTAAAACAACATCTGATAGATTTTCTGATTTTTCAGAAACCTGCTGCAAATCTTCTATAAGCTTACGGATAGTATTCACGGCAGTGTTGAGTGATTTTTCCGTTTGTCCGAATTCATCCTTGCGGGTGCTTATTAAGTCTTTAGAAAGATCACAATTTGATAATTGAAAAGCATAATCATTGATTTTCCCAAGAGGTTTTCTGATATATATGGCAAAAATTATTGATATAGCAATACCTGCAATGATAAAAATCAATGTAAGTACTACAGACTTAATTCTTAGCGACAGTATTTCCTTGAAAAATTCATCCTTTGGTGCAGACATAGCTAACGACCAATCAGTGCCTTCTATAGGAACATACGTCATGTATTTTGTAATGCCCTCAAACTTATAAGTAGTAAATTCAGACTTTCCAGCAATCATATTTTTTATACCATTTGCAAGTTCTAAATAAGAAGAATCCTTTTCTGATTCCTTAATAAAATTCTTCTTATTGATTACAAAATCTATTTTAGGATGTGCTATAATTTCACCTGCACCGTTAACCATGTATGCATATCCGGTATCTGCAATTTTTATATTCTTCATTGCATTATAAATCGTTGTAGGTTCAAGAGTCGCGGTAATCACGCCGACTATGTTTCCACCTGAGGGAGACAGAATAGGAGCAGCACATACCATAACAAGCTTATTATCTATCTTACTGATAAGAGGAGAGGTGATTACAGTTTTTCCCTGCTTGGCTTGCTTGAAATAATCTCTTTCCGAAAGGTCGGTAGTGGTACCGTTTGTTGATTTTGCCATTCCCTGAAGGTCTAAGATCTGAAATCTTTGTATCCCCAATCTCTCCACTTCCTGTTTTAGAACAGGCAACTGTTCGTCCCAGACCATAGACTGTATTTCACTCCTAAAAGCTACACCCTCAACAGAAGTTTTAATACTACTAACTTCTTTCTCAAGCAAATAGGCATTGTCAGTAACCCTTTCTTGAAGAAATTGCTTGACATTGTTCTCTAGTGCCCTTGTGCCATTTGAAACATAAATGAAACCGCTTATAAATGAAATAAGTAATAAAATCAAAGACAAAAGGATAATTATTTTTAAACCGATACCTTTGAATAATCCTGAAAGCATGCTATCACTACGTACTTTGAAAATAGATTCCATAAGCTGGCTGCCCCCCTAAATATTGATGTTATGCTTGATATTGGCTATAGAAGCAAAATAGAAAAAATAAAGCTTTTTGATCGTTACCCAAAATTGAAATGAAAAATTACAATAAATATTATATCTCAATATCCAAAAAAAGACAATAGAAACCTCAAAATTACATAACATAACAATATACAACACTATTTTTATATAATACACAGGTTTAAAAGAAAAAGAAAGCAGCAAGTAATATTTTGTATTCAAAAAATAAATACTAAGCTTGAATATGAATAATTAATAGATGACTACAGGCATATTTATTCTGCATAAAATAAGGATGTGATTAATTGAATCAACAAAACAAAGTAACATTTGGAAGGGCATCAATTGAAGAAGCCTGTGAAGAGAAAGAAAAATGCAAAGATATTGAAAACATTAAAGATACGGGAACAGCAGCAATAACAAACCCAAGGGGGAATATCCACTGTCTGACGATAATCGGACAGATAGAAGGGCATATTATACTACCGCCTCAAAACAAGACTACAAAATATGAACATGTAATACCTCAGTTGGTAGCTATAGAAGAAAATCAGGATATTGACGGACTACTTCTGATACTGAATACGGTAGGAGGAGATGTAGAAGCAGGTCTTGCCATAGCCGAAATGGTGGCAAGCATGGCAAAACCGAATGTTTCACTTGTTTTAGGCGGTGGACACAGCATAGGAGTGCCTATGGCAGTCTCAACAAATTATTCGTTTATAGCGCCATCAGCAACGATGACAATACATCCTCTGAGGTTGAATGGTATGATTATCGGAGTGCCACAGACATATGAGTACTTTGATAAAATGCAGGACAGAGTTGTACAATTTGTTTCAAAGAATTCAAAAATCTCAAGAGAAAAATTCAGAGATCTGATGTTGAAAACAGGGGAATTGGCTAATGATGTAGGTACGGTACTGTTTGGTGAAGAAGCGGTAAGAAATGGTCTTATAGACGAAGTTGGAGGTTTGTCGGAAGCATTGAACAAGCTTTACGAGATGATAAAAATAGAAAGAGAAAACAAACTAAATAAGGAGCCGGGAGGTAATCTTCAGTGATATTTCACTCTGTGATCCCTATTGATGTGGTGATGGGAAATGGCTACAATAATTCTATAGAAAACAGTTATGTAGAAATGGATTATCTGGGTGAGAAAATACAGGTTTCTCCGTTAGAAAACAACAGGTACATGATAAACAGGCTTATAAGCACCTCACCTAAAGCTTATCTGAATCCGAAACTTCAGCCTGGAACCGTAATTGAAAAATAAAGGAGTACGCTATATAGGCAAAAAGACAAGTTTGTATAACATGATGCTGTAAGAGTACAAAAGAATACTTTACTGAGTATAAAATACTATAGTAAATATATATGAAATATGATATATTTAATGCTGAAACTAGATTAGGGCTAAGGATAGCAAACTAAGAATCCTCAGCCTTTTTTCGGGGGTCTTAGAGTGAAGGCGAAAAAAACACAAAAGAAGAGATATAAGCGAAAGGAAAGCGGTTTTGTTCAATACAACCAGGAAATTATAGGGATACTGGTGCTAACTTTTGGTGTACTTGTATCACTAAGCTTCTACTATAAAAATTCGGTAGGAATGTTTGGAAGGTTTATAAAAGAGCTTCTTCTGGGTTTTATAGGTATTCCTGCTTATGTATTACCTGTATTGATAATCGTTTACGCATTTTTTATCATATTTAAAAAGAACAGCAGGAATTTTAATCTTAGGGTACTATATTCAATTATTCTAATAGTGATCATATCATCAATGATTCACACAGGATTTTATAGTGAAAAGGATTATGAAAATCTGACTCCTGTGAGAAGCATATATAAGTTTTACGACAGTGGTCTGAGCTTGAGCGGTGGAGGAATTCTGGGAGGATTGATAAGTGCACCTTTTTTGATGATGTTCCAGGTATTGGGCACTATCATTATACTCACTACTCTTTCGATTATAGATATAATTTTATTAACCAACATATCCATAGCAAACTTTATAAGGAATATAAAAGGACTTTTTGTAAAAATATTTAGGAAATCTGTAACTACGTTGAAGGAAGCAGCTGAAAGAAGGAAAGAAGATAATAAATATGAGGAAGAGATGGAGATTGTCGGCGATGAAGATGATTTGAGTTTGCAGTTCAAGCCGGTTTCTAACGTTATAGATTTCAAAATTGAAAAAACTTCAAGGGAACTAAAAGAAAAAACAGGCAATAAATCCGGAAAAGTAGAAAAAGAGGATAATCAGACAGAAATTGAACCTATCGAGTTTATAATGAAGGATTTGAAAGAGAGTACTGCGGTAGAAATCAATAAGATAAAAGAAAAGGCAGCAGCACCAAAAATAGAAGCGTCAATAAATATTTATGATGGGAAGAAGGAAGCTGCACAGCCCCCTGTAAGTGAAAAGCTGATTGAAAAGGAAGTTGCCCAACATAACCATATTCATAATAGTGAATATAATTATCCTCCTTTTGAACTGCTGAGTGAGAATTCCGCTGACGGACAGGATTTGAAGGCATTAAAAAGCAGTGCGCTTGAAGGAGCACGTAAACTGGAAGATACGCTAAAGAGCTTTGGGGTGGAAGCAAAAGTTATAAATATCAGCCGTGGACCTGCTGTCACAAGGTATGAACTACAGCCAAGTCCTGGTGTAAAGGTCAGTAAAATAGTTAACCTCTCGGATGATATATCTCTAAATCTTGCTGCATCAGGGGTAAGAATAGAAGCTCCTATACCCGGAAAAGCAGCTATAGGTATAGAAGTTCCTAACAAAGAAGTGACACCTGTTTTCCTTAGAGAGGTAATAGAGTCCGATGAGTTTTCCAAATTCCAGTCAAAGCTTGCGTTTGCCGTTGGTAAGGATATATCAGGAGAAAACATTGTCGCTGATATAGCAAAAATGCCACATTTATTGATTGCAGGTGCAACTGGTGCAGGAAAAAGTGTATGCATAAACAGCCTTATAATAAGCTTGCTCTACAAAGCATCCCCTGATGAAGTGAAGCTTCTTATGGTAGACCCAAAAGTTGTTGAGCTTGGAGTTTATAATGGGATACCTCATCTTCTGATTCCTGTAGTAACCGACCCGAGAAAAGCTGCAGGTGCTTTAAACTGGGCTGTACAGGAAATGGTAAACAGATATAAGTTATTTGCGGAAAAAGGTGTAAGAGATATAAAAGGATACAATGCTATGCTCAGAGCTTCCGGAGAAATGGGAGGATTGCCGCAGATTGTCATTATTATCGACGAGCTTGCAGACTTGATGATGGTTGCACCGAATGATGTAGAGGATGCTATTTGCAGGCTTGCACAGATGGCAAGAGCTGCAGGAATGCACCTTGTTATAGCAACACAGAGGCCTTCTGTGGATGTCATAACAGGTATTATAAAGGCTAATATTCCATCCAGGATTTCTTTTGCAGTTACATCCCAGGTAGATTCAAGAACGATTCTCGACATGGCAGGGGCTGAAAAGTTGTTGGGAAAAGGGGATATGCTTTTTTATCCTGTTGGGGAACCAAAACCGATAAGGGTTAAAGGGGCATTTGTAACTGAAAAGGAAGTAGAGAATGTAGTAGAGCATATAAAGTCTCTTGGAAATGCAGAATATGACGAAAATATTATAGAAGAAATAAACAGTGAAAACGTTCCCGAAGAAAAAGATCCGGGTGATAACGACGAACTTTTACCTCAAGCTATTGAACTTGTTGTTGAGTCTGGCCAGGCTTCAGTTTCACTTATTCAAAGGAAATTCAAAGTGGGATATGCAAGAGCTGCAAGAATTATAGATCAGATGGAGGAAAGAGGAGTAGTAGGAGGATATGAGGGAAGCAAACCCAGACAGGTACTGATGACCAGGCTGCAATGGCAGGAAATGCAAATGGCAAACAATCAGTAAGCATACAGATGCATTATAAATATGACCTGGGTTATATTTATAATGCATTTACTTATACAGCTATGATGATTACAGATGACAAACAATTTATTTCAGTTTTTTCTCAATTTTATTTCTACTTGTCAAGTTCCTACTGTCTATTTATAATGGAGGGGTTGTATGTCGATTATTGTAGCATTTACCATATTGATGATGATATTACTCATCGGATATATGGCCTACCGGCTTTATTTACGAAGAAAGCCACTTGTTCTCATATTTCTTTGTTTTCAGATTTTTTCCACAACTCTGGCGGTTTTCAGCTTTATTAATGACATAGACGTACTAAAAACATACTATATAGAGGCTACATTTATATTAATGGGAATTATCATACCGGCTATGTTTTTTATTTATGATTATAGAAAAATGGTAAACAAGATAAGAAGCCATGGTATATTTGAAGGTTTTATAGAAGCTGTACCGAGAGAGCTTTTGCCGGATCAAAATATAAATACCGATAAAAGGTATATAAATCCTATCATTAAAGAACGCCAGATACCTGATCTAATGAACGACATTTCACTTAATAAGGACGATATCCTGAGAAATACAAAAAAAAGTCTTACACAGGCTCAATTATATATAAACAATAAAGATTATGAAAATGCATATGAAATATACAATACTCTGATTAAGCTGATAAGCAGCAATCCGGGTTTGCACTATAATTTAGCCAATATATGCTACTTGAAAGGGAATTATTCTGATGCGGTAAATAGCTATAAGAAAGTACTTGATATTAATGAGAACTTAATAAAAGGAACGGATGCATCCGGTGACTGGCGGACAGCAGATAAAAACAAAAGAGAGGCCGGAAGCGCAAAATCGGAATCAGAAATAAGATATGAAGAATATATGGTGTATTATAATCTCGGTAATGCACAGTTTAAGCTTAATAAATTTGAACAGGCAATAGATTCATACAAAAAAGCTCTTGATATCAATCCAGGGCTTGAAGACGCAAATGAAAACATAGCCAGAGCATTGATTTCACTTAATAAGATAAATGAAGCAATAGATT of Clostridia bacterium contains these proteins:
- a CDS encoding class I SAM-dependent methyltransferase, with protein sequence MELKGRLKLIADKIPVCRTACDIGTDHAYIPIYLVQKNICEKVIASDVRIGPVEAARKNTCHYGLNGKIEVRLGNGLDTIAEEEAEAIIIAGMGGTLISEIILRGIKLARKAKYLVIQPMNDLEIVRKMLLDNGFEIYDEELTEEGTKLYNVICARWTGEKAIVEENIYYHIGRRLIEKNDPLLKFLISRKIVQLDRALEELRNAKEMNRGVVDIYSALLKDLRKLKQGYLV
- a CDS encoding Nif3-like dinuclear metal center hexameric protein — protein: MKIKCKDIVSFLEKLAPPDLAEDWDNVGLILGSSRQVVEKVLVCLDVTDKVAEEAVSNGIDLIVSHHPLIFKEMKRITEDDFKGKLIYNLIKNNISVYSAHTNLDVADGGINECLAEIIGLREVKNLNKYKSEKLYKIVVFVPADSIERVREAMCNAGAGWIGNYSDCSFSIKGTGTFKPLEGTNPYMGKKGILEKVDEYRLETIVPQSLLNNVIDAMLNIHPYEEVAYDVYELARKGKENGLGKVGLLSKPMKLEEFLMHIKKVLNAENVRLIGNSQKEIKKVAVFCGSFDQEYSGIEKSGADILVTGDIKYHTALEMIEKGLCVIDAGHYNTERIIVPKLVSLINDKFKGIKVAASDMEEDPIKFS
- a CDS encoding methyl-accepting chemotaxis protein; the protein is MESIFKVRSDSMLSGLFKGIGLKIIILLSLILLLISFISGFIYVSNGTRALENNVKQFLQERVTDNAYLLEKEVSSIKTSVEGVAFRSEIQSMVWDEQLPVLKQEVERLGIQRFQILDLQGMAKSTNGTTTDLSERDYFKQAKQGKTVITSPLISKIDNKLVMVCAAPILSPSGGNIVGVITATLEPTTIYNAMKNIKIADTGYAYMVNGAGEIIAHPKIDFVINKKNFIKESEKDSSYLELANGIKNMIAGKSEFTTYKFEGITKYMTYVPIEGTDWSLAMSAPKDEFFKEILSLRIKSVVLTLIFIIAGIAISIIFAIYIRKPLGKINDYAFQLSNCDLSKDLISTRKDEFGQTEKSLNTAVNTIRKLIEDLQQVSEKSENLSDVVLTSSKQVAAASEQISVTIQEIASGISTQASEAQDCVSTAKILSDKIEEITFKSRATIENTLALQKKNETGIDVIRELEYKFGKNTEAASKVGSSIQEISQKSKSIVNIISTISTIANQTNLLALNAAIEAARAGEAGKGFAVVAEEIRKLADESATATKEIYNIINEIRNVISETDSTMKFAEQIVLEANVSLNDTVQVFSDIRSASDMVIKEIEALNNDVADIDAAKDKVLNAIENISAITEESSAGSEEISASTEQQAASIEEVVDSINTLNTLIRKLSENIKIFKI
- a CDS encoding ATP-dependent Clp protease proteolytic subunit, with product MNQQNKVTFGRASIEEACEEKEKCKDIENIKDTGTAAITNPRGNIHCLTIIGQIEGHIILPPQNKTTKYEHVIPQLVAIEENQDIDGLLLILNTVGGDVEAGLAIAEMVASMAKPNVSLVLGGGHSIGVPMAVSTNYSFIAPSATMTIHPLRLNGMIIGVPQTYEYFDKMQDRVVQFVSKNSKISREKFRDLMLKTGELANDVGTVLFGEEAVRNGLIDEVGGLSEALNKLYEMIKIERENKLNKEPGGNLQ
- a CDS encoding YlzJ-like family protein; this translates as MIFHSVIPIDVVMGNGYNNSIENSYVEMDYLGEKIQVSPLENNRYMINRLISTSPKAYLNPKLQPGTVIEK
- a CDS encoding DNA translocase FtsK, whose product is MKAKKTQKKRYKRKESGFVQYNQEIIGILVLTFGVLVSLSFYYKNSVGMFGRFIKELLLGFIGIPAYVLPVLIIVYAFFIIFKKNSRNFNLRVLYSIILIVIISSMIHTGFYSEKDYENLTPVRSIYKFYDSGLSLSGGGILGGLISAPFLMMFQVLGTIIILTTLSIIDIILLTNISIANFIRNIKGLFVKIFRKSVTTLKEAAERRKEDNKYEEEMEIVGDEDDLSLQFKPVSNVIDFKIEKTSRELKEKTGNKSGKVEKEDNQTEIEPIEFIMKDLKESTAVEINKIKEKAAAPKIEASINIYDGKKEAAQPPVSEKLIEKEVAQHNHIHNSEYNYPPFELLSENSADGQDLKALKSSALEGARKLEDTLKSFGVEAKVINISRGPAVTRYELQPSPGVKVSKIVNLSDDISLNLAASGVRIEAPIPGKAAIGIEVPNKEVTPVFLREVIESDEFSKFQSKLAFAVGKDISGENIVADIAKMPHLLIAGATGAGKSVCINSLIISLLYKASPDEVKLLMVDPKVVELGVYNGIPHLLIPVVTDPRKAAGALNWAVQEMVNRYKLFAEKGVRDIKGYNAMLRASGEMGGLPQIVIIIDELADLMMVAPNDVEDAICRLAQMARAAGMHLVIATQRPSVDVITGIIKANIPSRISFAVTSQVDSRTILDMAGAEKLLGKGDMLFYPVGEPKPIRVKGAFVTEKEVENVVEHIKSLGNAEYDENIIEEINSENVPEEKDPGDNDELLPQAIELVVESGQASVSLIQRKFKVGYARAARIIDQMEERGVVGGYEGSKPRQVLMTRLQWQEMQMANNQ